A genomic region of Phragmites australis chromosome 2, lpPhrAust1.1, whole genome shotgun sequence contains the following coding sequences:
- the LOC133910100 gene encoding uncharacterized protein LOC133910100 produces MDAIRCCIACILPCGALDVVRIVHSNGRVDEISGPVLAGEIMKAYPKHVLRKPPSTCPADGGGGIVVQKPVILPPNAELQKGKIYFLMPVMAASAPAAHAAAAARRRRRKDQAAPRDHAACSNAAAVARSGVEGEKERRLANERYLSEIMKENTSTVRDRRQGRVAVWRPHLESITEDDL; encoded by the coding sequence ATGGATGCCATCCGGTGCTGCATCGCGTGCATCCTGCCGTGCGGGGCGCTGGACGTGGTGCGCATCGTGCACTCCAACGGCCGCGTCGACGAGATCAGCGGGCCGGTGCTCGCGGGGGAGATCATGAAGGCGTACCCCAAGCACGTCCTCCGGAAGCCGCCGTCCACGTGCCccgccgacggcggcgggggcATCGTCGTCCAGAAGCCCGTCATCCTGCCGCCCAATGCCGAGCTGCAGAAGGGCAAGATCTACTTCCTCATGCCGGTCATGGCCGCCTCGGCGCCCGCTGCCCATGCCGCCGctgcggcgaggaggaggaggaggaaagatcAAGCCGCGCCGCGGGACCACGCTGCCTGCAGCAACGCGGCCGCGGTGGCACGCAGCGGCGTGGAGGGCGAGAAGGAGCGGCGGCTGGCCAACGAGAGGTACCTGTCGGAGATCATGAAGGAGAATACCTCCACTGTGAGGGACCGGCGGCAGGGGCGCGTCGCCGTGTGGCGACCGCACCTGGAGAGCATAACCGAGGATGACTTGTAA